TCCTGTCAATGGCCCAGTAGAAATGACACCTGATGACTATTTACCTCATATGATGAGAGATAAAAAGGTATCTGGTGGCAAATTACACCTCGTTTTACCAAAAGGTATCGGTCAATCCGAATTACGTGCGGATATTTCTCGCGAACAAGTCCACAAAGCGATAACATCTTGCATTAATGCAAATTAAGCTCCCCATTACCTGACTAGAAGTAAACCAGAACACCTATTTAAGGATAATTCTGGTTAATATTGTCAAATGCAACGTTTCGGAAAAAGCGTTTCATCCTTATACTATGAGGTAATGGCTAAGGCTGAATAGAATATTTTCGCTTTTTGACGCTCTGACGGAGGGCATAATGGACGAGTTCAAACCTGATAATGAAACCAAGAGTGATAACTCACTCAAACCTGATACATCGGATAGACCTGAACGTCGAACCAACCGACCTCGTAACAACCCATTAAAAAATGCGCGCTTCTCTGTATCCCGTCAACAGATGATGATTGGTGTTGGTGTCCTCGTACTTATTCTGCTAATTATTGCAATAAGCTCTGCATTAAAATCACCAGAAACAACGGAACCTTCATCGCCAACCGGAACAGAAAGAAATATCGATCTGTCTCAACAACCATCATCCGTTACGCCTACAGAAAATAGCCAACCATCAACACCTCAAGCTATTTCTGGGCAAGAAATCCAACCTGCGACACCGCCTTCACAAAATTTACCTCCAATGATTGATTCACAAGGTCAACGTGTTGAGATCCCTGGTGATATTGTTGATTCTTTAAATCAACAACAAGCAGGTATAAACCAAGCAACAGGTCAGCAACAGTCATTAAATTCACAACAACCAAAACCAGAGAAACCTGTTACACAACCACCAGCAACCAAGCCGGTGCAACCTGTACAGAAACCGGCTGAAATAAAAACACCGCCAACAAAACCGGTAACTCCACCAGCAACAACACAATCTAAGCCCGCCTCTAAGCCCGTGGTTTCAGGTTCATTGTCTGCCGGCAATTTAAGTTCTATTCCAGCTTCAAATTACACATTGCAACTAAGTGGTGCAAGTCGCCAAGATACCTTAGAAGCTTTCGCTAAAAAGAACCTTAATGGAAACTACGCTATCTATAAAACTCAGCGTAATGGTAACCCATGGTATGTACTCATCTATGGTAACTATCGTAATATAAGCGAAGCTAAGCAGGCTGTTTCTTCATTACCAACACCGGTACAAGCGAAACAACCTTGGGTTAGACCGATGAAACATGTTCATCAGGATCTAAAAAAATAATTAAGACGAGGTTCACCGCTGATATGCTGTCTGAAACAGAGTACAATCGGCGACTCTGAAACGATTGAGAAATTTGGACGGCATGAAAAAAAAACGCGCATTCCTAAAATGGGCTGGTGGTAAGTATCCTTTGGTAGATGACATTAAACGTCATCTGCCTGAAGGTAACTGTTTAATTGAACCTTTTACGGGTGCCGGTTCTGTTTTTTTAAATACAGAATACGATTCATATATTCTTGCCGACATAAATAGTGATCTAATTCATCTCTATAATACGGTAAAGCAGCATCCTGAAAAATTTATGGAGGATGCTCGCTTATTATTTACTCCTCAAATGAATATTGCAGAAGAGTTTTATGAACTACGACAAGAGTTTAATCTCTCAACTGATCCTTATCAGCGTAGTGTCTTATTTCTCTATCTTAACCGCCATTGTTACAATGGGTTATGTCGTTATAATTCAAAAGGTGAATATAACGTCCCTTTTGGCCGTTACAAAAAGCCTTATTTCCCTGAAACAGAGTTAATTTGGTTTTCTGAAAAGGCACAAAAAGCCACATTTGTTTGCCAAAGCTATTCATCAACGATGACAAATGCAGAAAAAGGCTCCGTTATTTATTGCGATCCGCCTTATGCACCACTATCACCAACTGCAAATTTCACGTCATACCATACAAATAGCTTTAGTTTTCAAGAGCAGGAACATCTGGCTCAACTTGCCTCAATGCTGGCTTACGAGAGACAGATACCCGTGTTAATATCCAATCATGAGACTGCGTTAACAAAAGAGTGGTATGTAAACGCAAAAGAGCTACACAGTGTGAAAGTCAGAAGAACAATCAGTAGCAACACACTCGGTCGTAGCAAAGTGAACGAATTACTAGCTTTATATAAATAATCGTTAACACCTCCCGACAAGGGGAGTGTTGTCAGGAGAATGCGATGAAAGATTTTCTGATTGCCCCTTCTATTTTATCCGCTGATTTTGCACGTCTTGGCGAAGATACTGAGAAAGTACTTGCCGCAGGTGCTGACGTTGTCCACTTTGATGTCATGGATAACCATTATGTTCCAAATCTAACGTTTGGCGCGCCAATTTGTAAAGCCTTGCGTAACTATGGAATTACTGCTCCCATTGATGTTCACTTAATGGTAAAGCCGGTTGATCGCATCATTCCTGACTTTGCAAAAGCAGGTGCAACTTATATTTCATTTCATGCAGAAGCCAGTGACCACGTTGACCGTACTATTCAGTTAATCAAAGATTGTGGTTGTAAAGCGGGTTTAGTACTTAACCCAGCAACCCCTTTAAACTATCTCGATTATGTAATGGATAAATTAGATCTTATCCTGCTGATGTCCGTTAACCCAGGCTTTGGTGGTCAATCATTTATTCCTAACACTCTCGATAAATTACGCCAAGTTCGTAAGATGATTGATGATGGTGGTTATGACATTCGTTTAGAAATTGATGGCGGTGTCAAAGTCGATAATATTGCTGAAATTGCCCAAGCGGGGGCGGATATGTTTGTTGCTGGCTCTGCTATTTTCAATCAGCCGAACTATAAACATGTTATCGACAATATGCGCCGTGAATTAGAAAAGGTATCGTAATGACAGATAAAAAACTCAAAGGCATCCGTGCTATCGCCTTTGATCTTGATGGCACACTCACTGACAGTGCAGTAGGACTTACAGAAGCAACAGATTACGCATTGAAAGCAAAAGGCTTTCCTCCTGCTGGCAAACATAATGTCACTATTTGGGTAGGCAACGGCGTTGATATGCTACTCACGCGCGCTTTGCATAACGCTGGTGTCGAGGATGTCACTGAAACCCTATTAAAAGAAATGCGTGACCTTTTTGATGCACATTATGCAACTTCCGTCAAAACAGGCAGTGATTTATTCCCACACGTTAAAGAAACGCTTGAAGTATTAGCTTCGCATAATATTCCATTAGGCATTGTCACCAATAAGCCATCACCTTTTATTGCTCCATTATTACAGCAACTGGGAATTGATAAATATTTTTCCTTAGTGCTAGGAGGAGATGATGTTAAAGAAAAAAAACCGCATCCAGCACCATTATATTTAACAATGGGCACATTTGGTGTTAAAAAGGAAGAACTCCTTTTTGTTGGGGATTCTCGCAACGATATTATTGCAGCACAAGAGGCACAATGCCCTTGCGTAGGTTTAACCTATGGCTATAACTACGGCGTATCTATCGCAGACAGCAAACCAGATTATACTCTCGATAATTTTGCCGATTTGCTCTCAATCCTCGACATCACGCCAATGACAACTGTGGAATAGAACTAACATGACGACTTCAGTAGAAAAAACGGCAAAAAAGCCAATTGTATTCAGTGGTGCGCAACCTTCTGGTGAGTTAACTATCGGAAACTATATGGGTGCATTACGTCAATGGGTACAAATGCAAGATGATTATGACTGCATTTACTGTATCGTTGACCAACATGCCATTACAGTTCGTCAAGATCCAAAAGAGCTAAGAAAAAGAACATTAGATACGCTGGCACTCTATCTTGCTTGCGGTATTGATCCAGAAAAAAGCACCATTTTTGTTCAGTCACATGTTCCACAACATGCTCAATTAAGCTGGGCACTAAATTGTTACACCTATTTTGGTGAATTGAGCCGTATGACTCAATTTAAAGATAAATCGGCACGCCATGCTGAAAATATTAATGCTGGGTTATTTGATTATCCTGTATTGATGGCAGCAGATATTCTTATTTATCAAACGAACCAAGTCCCTGTGGGTATTGACCAAAAACAGCATCTTGAATTAAGCCGTGATATTGCTCAGCGTTTTAACGCTATTTATGGCGATATATTCACTGTACCAGATCCTTTTATTCCCAAAGGTGGTGCACGTGTTATGGCATTACAAGATCCGACTAAAAAAATGTCTAAGTCTGATGATAACCGTAATAACGTTATCGCCCTACTTGAAGATCCCAAAGCTGCGGCTAAAAAGATCAAACGCGCAATGACAGACTCAGAAGAGCCACCTCGTGTTATTTACGATCTTGAAAACAAAGCTGGAGTCTCTAACTTACTGGATATTTTAGCGGGTATAACAGGCAAAACTATTCCTGAATTAGAAGCCGAATTTGAAGGTCAAATGTACGGACATCTAAAAGGTGCTGTTGCAGATGCAGTCTCTGAAATGCTAACTAACATTCAAGAACGTTTTAACACATTCCGTAATGATGAAGCTCTGCTCAATAAAATTATGAAAGAAGGTGCTGATAAAGCCAAAGCTCGTGCTCAAGCAACCTTAGACAAAGTTTATGACGCCATTGGGTTTATTGCGCATCCGTGATTTTTTGTTAATACATAAAAAACACCTCACCTATTTTTAGGGAGGTGTTTTTTATTTAGTAAAGTATTTATTCTTTAAACAACCGCCTATTAAAACTCTCAATTGCTTGATTTTTCAATCTTAACTGCATAGTCTTACTCCAACTTGCTGATAATCCCGCAGCACTTAATAGACGACGATAAAGCTCTTCATCAAAAGGAATATGAAAAGCAATTGATATTGCTTCTTTAACAGAAACATCACTGTTTCTTGAAACCAAAACGAGAGGATGATGGTTGCCTGTTTCTCCTGCACTCACGACACGATACAACCAACCACAATAACCGCTATCTTGCATAATTTGCGAAAAGTGACTGACTTCTGTCACTGTATTAAGTTTATAGCAAGGAGAGCGTGGTTGAGTAACTTGAATTAATGAATTACCCCATTGGTAAATATCACCAATAAAGACATTTTCTTCTGTCATACCCATTGTTGATATATTTTCACCAAAAGCTGGCGCATTAAAAAAATCCGTCAATTGTGAGAATTGTTCTGCCCAATACAGATAGTGCTCTTGAGGATAATGACACAGTGCGCGATCTGGCCCACCATGAAAACTCTTTTCTGCTTGCTCATCGCCTTCTAATCCCAGCGAAGTAAGTTTGATATGACCATCCACTAGCCTCTTAGTGATCGCACTGGTAAATCCATTAGACGTTGTTATGATATTGCCAATATAAACACTCGGAAAATAACGCATAGCTCACTACCTAAACAGAAAAGGATAACTCATAGTAAAGAGAGTGTTCAAAAGAAACAATGCCGACATTTGTCGGCATTAAAAATAGAAAAGAAATGATCAATTTAATTATGCTTTGCTCTGAAAACGTTTTTGCGCTTCATCCCAGTTCACAACTGACCAGAACGCTTTGATATAATCAGGGCGACGATTTTGATATTTCAAGTAATAAGCATGTTCCCATACATCTAACCCAACAATTGGATAGCCTGATGCACCAGCTAACTCTTCCCCCATTAATGGGCTATCTTGGTTAGCTGTAGAGACGACAGCTAATTTACCATCGTCTTTTAATACCAGCCATGCCCAACCTGAACCAAAACGGCTAGCAGCTGCTTTTTCAAACAACGCTTTAAAGGCATCAACACTACCAAAATCACGGTCAATTGCCTCTTTTAGTGATCCTTGTAATTGAGTTCCTAGTTTTAAACCTTTCCAAAATAAAGAGTGGTTAGAATGGCCACCCGCATTATTACGTAAGAATGTACGTTGTTCAGCAGGCACTTTATGAAGTTTTTTAACTAACTCATCAATATCTAAATCTGCAAGTTCCGGTAATTTTTCTAATGCAGTATTGGTATTATTTACATACGTCTGATGATGCTTTGTATGGTGAATTTCCATTGTACGCTCATCAAAATGAGGTTCTAACGCATCATAAGCATAAGGCAGTGCAGGTAATGTATAGCTCATATTTATCTCCAGTGCTGTTTTATCTTAGATCACATCATGTGATTTATCTTTTCATTTCATTATAGTGAAAAAAACGTTAATGAAAATCATTATCATATCCATATTATTTTTGTGGTTTTTTTATTCAGCACTCGTTAATTAATTTTCACAGTATATTATTTTAATTTAAAAGCATTTTATTAAATAATAATTCTATTAAACAAGATAAATATAGATAAATAATACATGCTATGCTTTAGCACTAATTGAACATTCCATGAAAAGCATTTCCATTAATTCGTGATCTTCTGCGCAAAAAAGAAACAATCTTTATTTCCCCTCTTTTGTTAACGACTTTTTGACATAGTATTAACAACAGTAAGGAGAACTATTATGACAAAAATAAACCAACATCATATTCCTGCAAACATTGCAGAACACGCCCTGATCAATAAAGAGCAATACCAAAAAGACTATGAATTATCTATCAAAAACCCGGAGGCCTTTTGGGCAGATAAAGGGAAAATGATTGACTGGATAAAACCATATACTGTGGTAAAGAATACCTCATTTGACCCAGGGCATGTTCGCATTCGCTGGTTTGAAGATGGACAACTAAACATCAGCCAAAACTGCCTCGATCGCCACCTTAAAACACGAGGTGATCAAACCGCAATTATTTGGGAAGGCGACTCACCTAATGAATCAAAAAAAATAACTTACCGACAACTCCACCAAGATGTTTGCCAATTCGCTAATGTATTAAAAAATTTGGGAATTAAAAAAGGCGATGTTGTGGCAATTTATATGCCGATGGTACCTGAAGCCGCAGTTGCTATGCTCGCCTGTGCTCGTATTGGTGCTATTCACTCTGTTATTTTCGGTGGTTTTTCTCCTGAAGCTGTTGCAGGTCGGATCATTGATTCAAAAGCCAAATTAGTTATCACTGCTGATGAAGGCTTACGCGCAGGTCGCGCTATTCCCCTAAAGAAAAATGTCGATGCTGCATTAAATCACACTGATATTCCGCCTATTAACCATGTTGTTGTATTTCGCCGAACAGGAAATACAGAACAATGGATTGAAGGACGTGATATTTGGTGGGATGAAGCTATCCAAGGTGTCAGTACTGAGTGTGATGTCGAAATTATGGATGCGGAAGATCCACTCTTTATTCTGTATACATCAGGTTCAACAGGAAAACCTAAAGGTGTGTTACATACCACAGGGGGCTATCTTGTTTATGCTTCGATGACGTTTAAATACACCTTTGATTATCATGAAGGCGATATT
This genomic stretch from Proteus vulgaris harbors:
- the trpS gene encoding tryptophanyl-tRNA synthetase, whose product is MTTSVEKTAKKPIVFSGAQPSGELTIGNYMGALRQWVQMQDDYDCIYCIVDQHAITVRQDPKELRKRTLDTLALYLACGIDPEKSTIFVQSHVPQHAQLSWALNCYTYFGELSRMTQFKDKSARHAENINAGLFDYPVLMAADILIYQTNQVPVGIDQKQHLELSRDIAQRFNAIYGDIFTVPDPFIPKGGARVMALQDPTKKMSKSDDNRNNVIALLEDPKAAAKKIKRAMTDSEEPPRVIYDLENKAGVSNLLDILAGITGKTIPELEAEFEGQMYGHLKGAVADAVSEMLTNIQERFNTFRNDEALLNKIMKEGADKAKARAQATLDKVYDAIGFIAHP
- the yiiM gene encoding 6-N-hydroxylaminopurine resistance protein → MRYFPSVYIGNIITTSNGFTSAITKRLVDGHIKLTSLGLEGDEQAEKSFHGGPDRALCHYPQEHYLYWAEQFSQLTDFFNAPAFGENISTMGMTEENVFIGDIYQWGNSLIQVTQPRSPCYKLNTVTEVSHFSQIMQDSGYCGWLYRVVSAGETGNHHPLVLVSRNSDVSVKEAISIAFHIPFDEELYRRLLSAAGLSASWSKTMQLRLKNQAIESFNRRLFKE
- the gph gene encoding phosphoglycolate phosphatase, which codes for MTDKKLKGIRAIAFDLDGTLTDSAVGLTEATDYALKAKGFPPAGKHNVTIWVGNGVDMLLTRALHNAGVEDVTETLLKEMRDLFDAHYATSVKTGSDLFPHVKETLEVLASHNIPLGIVTNKPSPFIAPLLQQLGIDKYFSLVLGGDDVKEKKPHPAPLYLTMGTFGVKKEELLFVGDSRNDIIAAQEAQCPCVGLTYGYNYGVSIADSKPDYTLDNFADLLSILDITPMTTVE
- the dam gene encoding DNA adenine methylase, coding for MKKKRAFLKWAGGKYPLVDDIKRHLPEGNCLIEPFTGAGSVFLNTEYDSYILADINSDLIHLYNTVKQHPEKFMEDARLLFTPQMNIAEEFYELRQEFNLSTDPYQRSVLFLYLNRHCYNGLCRYNSKGEYNVPFGRYKKPYFPETELIWFSEKAQKATFVCQSYSSTMTNAEKGSVIYCDPPYAPLSPTANFTSYHTNSFSFQEQEHLAQLASMLAYERQIPVLISNHETALTKEWYVNAKELHSVKVRRTISSNTLGRSKVNELLALYK
- the damX gene encoding Uncharacterized protein conserved in bacteria, whose amino-acid sequence is MDEFKPDNETKSDNSLKPDTSDRPERRTNRPRNNPLKNARFSVSRQQMMIGVGVLVLILLIIAISSALKSPETTEPSSPTGTERNIDLSQQPSSVTPTENSQPSTPQAISGQEIQPATPPSQNLPPMIDSQGQRVEIPGDIVDSLNQQQAGINQATGQQQSLNSQQPKPEKPVTQPPATKPVQPVQKPAEIKTPPTKPVTPPATTQSKPASKPVVSGSLSAGNLSSIPASNYTLQLSGASRQDTLEAFAKKNLNGNYAIYKTQRNGNPWYVLIYGNYRNISEAKQAVSSLPTPVQAKQPWVRPMKHVHQDLKK
- the rpe gene encoding ribulose-phosphate 3-epimerase, encoding MKDFLIAPSILSADFARLGEDTEKVLAAGADVVHFDVMDNHYVPNLTFGAPICKALRNYGITAPIDVHLMVKPVDRIIPDFAKAGATYISFHAEASDHVDRTIQLIKDCGCKAGLVLNPATPLNYLDYVMDKLDLILLMSVNPGFGGQSFIPNTLDKLRQVRKMIDDGGYDIRLEIDGGVKVDNIAEIAQAGADMFVAGSAIFNQPNYKHVIDNMRRELEKVS
- the sodA gene encoding superoxide dismutase [Mn]; this translates as MSYTLPALPYAYDALEPHFDERTMEIHHTKHHQTYVNNTNTALEKLPELADLDIDELVKKLHKVPAEQRTFLRNNAGGHSNHSLFWKGLKLGTQLQGSLKEAIDRDFGSVDAFKALFEKAAASRFGSGWAWLVLKDDGKLAVVSTANQDSPLMGEELAGASGYPIVGLDVWEHAYYLKYQNRRPDYIKAFWSVVNWDEAQKRFQSKA